One Brockia lithotrophica genomic region harbors:
- a CDS encoding Lipid A export ATP-binding/permease protein MsbA, whose protein sequence is MSTERTRAGARPGGGGHGGSAFLRPTERPRDARRTARRLLSLLASYRLRLAGVLFLAALSTLFAVLAPRLIGEVTNLLFAAVQQGGVGGAPALIAWPRLGAILAFLAGIYALSFAASYLQQVLMVGVAQDVVFRLRRAVAAKFVRLPVRTFDERPHGDLMSRMTNDLDLLGSTLQQSLVDAFTAVFSGVGMLAMMLAMSTQLTVLTALLLPLAGGIVAGLARRAQCLFLRQQEALGAVSAVVEEHVRGFEVTKAFGQEERADRVFRERNAELYASGWRAQFVSGLIWPGMSFVGNLGYVLLAWAGAIQVLSGRLSVGDVQAFLQYARQLNQPVTQLANASSILQSTIAAAERVFRLLDEPEEDDAGDARPEVSQNVRVHSGEGAGSSRGEGERKPWRARGDVRFEDVWFAYRSEEPVLQGVSFHVPAGMRLAIVGPTGSGKTTLVSLLLRFYDPERGQILLDGRDLRKIPREVLRRQFAYVPQDAWLFPGTLRENLLYGRGEAEDEEIWEVLRAVRLADVVRALPGGLDTVVGEDEDLLSQGERQLVTIARALLVDPPVLVLDEATSGVDPHTERLVQDALEHAFRGRTSIVIAHRLQTVERADRIVVLERGRVAEVGTHEELAARGGAYAALLAAASR, encoded by the coding sequence GTGAGCACGGAACGAACGCGCGCAGGCGCGCGCCCGGGCGGCGGGGGACACGGCGGCTCGGCCTTCCTCCGGCCGACGGAACGGCCGCGCGATGCGCGGAGGACCGCCCGCCGCTTGCTCTCCCTCCTCGCCTCCTATCGCCTGCGCCTGGCGGGGGTGCTCTTCCTCGCCGCCCTCTCGACGCTCTTCGCCGTCCTCGCTCCCCGCCTCATCGGTGAGGTGACGAATCTCCTCTTCGCGGCCGTCCAGCAGGGAGGGGTTGGCGGCGCGCCGGCACTCATCGCCTGGCCCCGCCTCGGCGCGATCCTCGCCTTCCTCGCGGGCATCTATGCCCTGTCCTTCGCTGCCTCTTACCTCCAGCAGGTTCTCATGGTCGGCGTAGCCCAGGACGTCGTCTTTCGCCTGCGCCGCGCCGTGGCGGCGAAGTTCGTCCGCCTTCCCGTGCGCACCTTCGACGAGCGGCCCCACGGGGACCTCATGAGTCGGATGACGAACGACCTCGACCTCCTGGGTTCGACGCTCCAGCAGAGCCTCGTAGACGCGTTTACCGCCGTATTCTCGGGCGTCGGAATGCTCGCCATGATGCTGGCCATGAGCACCCAACTCACGGTCCTCACGGCGCTCCTTCTTCCCCTCGCCGGGGGGATCGTCGCCGGACTCGCCCGGCGCGCCCAGTGCCTCTTTCTTCGCCAGCAGGAAGCCCTCGGGGCGGTGAGCGCGGTCGTCGAAGAGCACGTCCGCGGTTTCGAGGTGACCAAGGCTTTCGGGCAGGAGGAACGGGCCGACCGCGTTTTTCGAGAGCGAAACGCCGAGCTCTACGCTTCCGGCTGGCGGGCGCAGTTCGTCTCCGGCCTCATTTGGCCGGGGATGAGCTTCGTCGGGAACCTGGGGTACGTCCTCCTCGCGTGGGCCGGGGCAATCCAGGTTCTCTCCGGACGCCTCTCCGTAGGGGACGTGCAGGCCTTTCTCCAGTACGCGCGCCAGCTCAACCAACCCGTGACGCAGCTCGCGAACGCCTCGAGCATCCTCCAGTCGACGATCGCCGCGGCGGAACGCGTCTTCCGCCTCCTCGACGAACCGGAGGAAGACGACGCGGGCGATGCGCGCCCGGAGGTTTCCCAAAACGTGCGGGTACACTCTGGGGAGGGTGCCGGGAGTTCCCGTGGGGAAGGGGAACGGAAACCCTGGCGCGCCCGAGGGGACGTGCGCTTCGAAGACGTGTGGTTTGCCTACCGCTCCGAGGAGCCCGTCCTCCAAGGGGTTTCCTTTCACGTGCCCGCGGGCATGCGCTTGGCCATCGTGGGGCCCACGGGTTCGGGCAAGACGACGCTCGTGAGCTTGCTCCTGCGCTTCTACGACCCGGAACGGGGGCAGATCCTCCTCGACGGGCGGGATCTTCGGAAAATCCCCCGAGAGGTACTAAGGCGCCAGTTTGCATATGTGCCGCAGGACGCGTGGCTCTTCCCCGGGACGCTGCGGGAGAACCTCCTCTACGGCCGCGGAGAAGCCGAGGATGAGGAGATCTGGGAGGTCCTTCGGGCCGTCCGCCTGGCAGACGTCGTCCGGGCTCTTCCCGGCGGCCTCGACACGGTGGTAGGAGAGGACGAGGATCTCCTCTCTCAGGGAGAGCGCCAGCTCGTGACGATCGCCCGCGCCCTACTCGTCGATCCCCCCGTGCTCGTTCTGGACGAGGCGACGAGCGGCGTCGACCCGCACACGGAGCGCCTCGTCCAAGACGCCCTCGAGCACGCCTTTCGCGGACGCACGAGCATCGTCATCGCCCACCGGCTTCAGACGGTGGAGCGGGCCGACCGCATCGTCGTCTTGGAGCGCGGCCGTGTCGCAGAGGTCGGCACGCACGAGGAGCTGGCCGCCCGCGGAGGAGCGTACGCCGCGCTCCTCGCCGCCGCGTCTCGCTGA
- a CDS encoding ABC transporter, ATP-binding protein, whose amino-acid sequence MNSYPVVLEVREVRKRIGGREILKGVDLEIRRGEIFGLLGPNGAGKTSLIRVLLGLMRPDKGSVHYFGMSLADARENVLRRVGAIIEKPDAYPYLSGYENLLHFGRMHPQGVTKERILEVARIVGLSERIRDRVSRYSLGMKQRLALAIALLHDPEILILDEPLNGLDPEGMRDVRDLLRRYVRERGGTVLVSSHLLREMELIADRFAMIERGQVIAVEELRGTPPLEERTTYLLYLAPEERVRAELPAVLSALVSSPSDEQLRNGEYGQAQANGEDSVSSSPAGMLEFPSPESLRELVPGWNSEVEGGVWVQVKLPSFQVPELHRALVARSVNVYAAVPVRTSLEERYLNLVRSAREREKNWVAVPHGKKEG is encoded by the coding sequence ATGAATTCCTATCCGGTAGTTTTGGAAGTTCGAGAAGTCCGAAAGCGCATCGGCGGTCGAGAAATTCTTAAAGGCGTCGACCTCGAAATTCGTCGCGGGGAAATTTTTGGTCTCCTCGGCCCTAACGGTGCGGGCAAGACCTCCCTCATTCGCGTGTTGCTCGGCCTCATGCGGCCTGACAAAGGAAGTGTCCATTACTTTGGCATGTCGCTCGCGGATGCGCGAGAGAACGTCCTTCGAAGGGTGGGTGCAATTATTGAGAAGCCCGACGCGTACCCGTACCTTTCGGGCTATGAAAACCTCCTCCACTTTGGACGGATGCACCCCCAAGGGGTCACGAAAGAGCGCATCCTCGAAGTTGCGCGTATCGTGGGACTTTCCGAGCGAATCCGCGACCGCGTATCGCGGTATTCCTTGGGGATGAAGCAGCGCCTTGCTCTCGCGATCGCCCTCCTTCACGATCCCGAAATCCTCATCCTCGACGAACCGTTGAACGGCCTCGACCCCGAAGGTATGCGCGACGTTCGCGATCTCCTCCGTCGCTACGTCCGCGAGCGGGGTGGGACGGTCCTCGTCTCGAGCCACCTCCTCCGCGAGATGGAGCTCATCGCCGACCGCTTTGCGATGATCGAGCGGGGGCAAGTGATCGCCGTGGAGGAACTCCGCGGCACACCTCCTCTCGAGGAACGGACGACCTACCTCCTCTACCTCGCCCCCGAAGAACGCGTGCGCGCGGAGCTTCCCGCAGTTCTTTCGGCGCTCGTTTCTTCTCCTTCGGATGAGCAGCTACGCAATGGAGAATACGGACAGGCGCAGGCAAACGGGGAAGATTCCGTTTCTTCTTCACCGGCTGGCATGCTGGAGTTTCCATCCCCTGAATCGTTGCGAGAGCTCGTACCGGGCTGGAACAGCGAGGTGGAAGGTGGGGTTTGGGTCCAGGTGAAACTTCCGTCGTTTCAGGTACCCGAGCTTCACCGCGCACTCGTCGCCCGCTCGGTGAACGTGTATGCTGCCGTTCCCGTGCGTACCTCGCTCGAGGAACGCTATTTGAATCTCGTTCGCTCGGCGCGTGAACGGGAGAAAAATTGGGTTGCCGTCCCCCACGGGAAAAAGGAGGGATGA
- a CDS encoding Type IV fimbrial assembly, ATPase PilB, with translation MNSEEPEMHLFRKAIALRASDVHFDPTPQSWRVHLRVGRTLLPEAEVPRQAGEQLLRRLKLAAHLNLAETRLPQDGRFVRDFAGESYTFRVATLPTLYGEKATVRILYPRPLHEDLYSLGISARERARLERWLEAGERLVLIAGAAGTGKTTALYAILATLAREGRSVYTLEDPVEAEISGALQVDLDAHAGLTVGVAFRAVLRHDPDVVAVGEIRDAEAAFWAAHAALTGHLVLATLHAGSPAKALLRLEELGISARRIREALRGILFLRREPRRDSPRPDAPSPEGEPHERCGPPIYRAFHLGNIAGRKNERRGRKVGERGGEASDLAPLWKP, from the coding sequence ATGAATAGCGAAGAACCCGAGATGCACCTCTTCCGCAAGGCCATCGCCCTTCGGGCGAGCGACGTGCACTTTGACCCGACGCCCCAATCCTGGCGCGTGCACCTTCGCGTAGGTCGGACCCTCCTCCCAGAGGCGGAAGTACCGCGACAAGCGGGCGAACAGCTTCTCCGCCGACTCAAACTGGCAGCCCACCTGAACCTCGCAGAAACGCGCCTTCCCCAGGACGGCCGCTTCGTCCGCGACTTTGCGGGGGAATCTTACACCTTCCGCGTAGCCACCTTGCCCACCCTGTACGGGGAAAAGGCGACGGTGCGGATCCTCTACCCGCGTCCCCTGCACGAGGACCTCTACTCGCTTGGGATTTCCGCCCGCGAACGCGCCCGTCTCGAACGCTGGCTCGAAGCTGGAGAACGTCTCGTCCTCATCGCCGGTGCCGCCGGAACGGGTAAGACGACGGCGCTGTACGCGATTCTCGCCACCCTCGCGCGCGAGGGCCGTTCCGTCTACACCCTGGAAGACCCCGTAGAGGCAGAAATTTCGGGCGCACTTCAAGTAGACCTCGACGCGCACGCGGGGCTTACCGTCGGGGTCGCCTTTCGAGCCGTACTTCGCCACGATCCGGACGTGGTAGCCGTCGGGGAAATTCGCGATGCGGAGGCCGCCTTTTGGGCGGCACACGCCGCCCTCACCGGCCACCTCGTCTTAGCCACCCTCCACGCCGGCTCCCCCGCCAAGGCCCTCCTCCGCCTCGAAGAACTCGGCATTTCCGCGCGACGCATCCGCGAAGCACTTCGGGGGATCCTCTTTCTCCGCCGGGAGCCGCGGCGGGATTCTCCCCGCCCGGACGCGCCTTCGCCGGAAGGCGAGCCCCACGAAAGATGCGGCCCGCCGATATACCGCGCTTTCCACCTCGGAAACATCGCCGGACGCAAAAACGAGCGAAGGGGGCGGAAGGTCGGTGAGCGCGGGGGTGAAGCTTCGGACCTTGCACCGCTTTGGAAACCGTGA
- a CDS encoding L-Proline/Glycine betaine transporter ProP, whose translation MAHSSVRFDPAPPSAVSPGRVVLASLAGSIVEWYDYFLYGTAAGLVFGELFFPSEDELTSLMSSFATFAVAFFFRPFGAAFFGSLGDRVGRKAALMATLTLMGLATGLIGILPGAAEVGIFAPALLVFLRILQGFALGGEWSGAILLALEHAPRERRAFFGSLPQIGPHVGFLLGLFAFEAVTAAFGESAFRQWAWRIPFLLGILGVPIGLWLRRGVGETPDFLAAQSEGRTHGSPLRKIASRDLGKLLAAVGIKLIETAPYFLYTTFLIGYGTKVLGIPRSDLFGALALGTVAAILVTPVYGKIADRPKRAVALFAVGAVIAVLYTPAFFTLVGKGTLGLYGAMLFGLVVPSAMMSAVIGTLYARAFPPEYRYTGAAFGYHIGSALAGGTMPYVAAFLLSVSGGSFWTVSLYLAVLGGISLVSLFFLRRGGSEIVASDSE comes from the coding sequence GTGGCCCATTCTTCCGTTCGGTTCGATCCCGCCCCGCCATCTGCCGTCTCCCCCGGACGCGTCGTCCTTGCGAGCCTCGCGGGGAGCATCGTGGAGTGGTACGACTACTTCCTGTACGGGACGGCCGCGGGGCTCGTCTTCGGAGAGCTCTTTTTCCCGAGCGAGGACGAACTCACCTCTCTCATGTCGTCCTTTGCGACGTTTGCCGTGGCCTTTTTCTTCCGCCCTTTTGGTGCGGCATTCTTCGGCTCTCTGGGCGACCGCGTAGGGCGCAAGGCGGCGCTCATGGCCACCCTTACGCTCATGGGCCTCGCCACGGGCCTCATCGGGATCCTCCCCGGTGCGGCGGAAGTCGGGATCTTTGCCCCGGCGCTCCTCGTCTTCCTCCGGATCCTTCAAGGGTTTGCCCTCGGGGGCGAGTGGAGCGGTGCGATTCTCCTCGCCCTCGAGCACGCCCCGAGGGAACGGCGGGCGTTTTTCGGGAGCCTCCCCCAAATCGGGCCGCACGTCGGATTCCTTCTCGGTTTGTTTGCCTTTGAGGCGGTCACCGCGGCGTTCGGGGAGTCGGCCTTCCGCCAGTGGGCGTGGCGGATTCCCTTTCTCCTGGGGATTTTGGGAGTTCCCATCGGTCTCTGGCTCCGACGCGGCGTCGGGGAAACCCCGGACTTCCTCGCGGCGCAGAGCGAAGGGCGGACGCACGGTTCGCCGCTTCGGAAAATCGCCTCCCGCGACCTTGGCAAGCTCCTCGCCGCCGTAGGGATCAAGCTCATCGAGACGGCGCCGTACTTCCTCTACACCACCTTTCTTATCGGCTACGGGACCAAGGTTCTCGGCATCCCCCGGAGCGATCTCTTCGGCGCTCTCGCCCTCGGCACCGTTGCCGCCATTCTCGTCACGCCCGTCTACGGAAAGATTGCCGACCGACCCAAGCGGGCGGTAGCGCTCTTTGCGGTCGGGGCGGTGATTGCCGTTCTTTACACTCCCGCATTTTTCACGCTCGTTGGGAAGGGCACTCTTGGGCTTTACGGCGCGATGTTGTTTGGACTCGTAGTTCCGAGTGCCATGATGTCGGCTGTGATCGGGACGCTCTACGCCCGCGCCTTCCCGCCGGAATACCGGTATACGGGAGCTGCGTTTGGTTACCACATCGGGTCCGCCCTCGCCGGCGGGACGATGCCGTACGTTGCGGCCTTCCTCCTCAGCGTGAGCGGCGGAAGTTTCTGGACGGTCTCCCTCTACCTCGCCGTGCTCGGCGGGATTTCCCTGGTGTCTCTCTTCTTCCTCCGACGGGGGGGTTCGGAAATCGTGGCTAGTGACTCGGAATAG
- a CDS encoding General secretion pathway protein F, whose protein sequence is MRRVAWQLAKLLEAGIPISEALEAVRAEESPRKSDALGRVLSLLETGVPLAEALAAVGWSKEVVSFVAVAERTGNYADALRRLAERLGRRIALQRKLAGQLAYPAFLFAVVLLFAVLAHAYLVPRIAGFADAVGQKDLTEARLHAFDVSLLILLVAGAFIAALAAIAFRAGDPRLLSFAVRLPSVGPVLRATATVRSLEPLAALLEAGYDVDRALGKLVELSPPPYAAALYLHVRARLREGDRLSDALDQIPWLDGRWRIYVGLGERTGELSYALTAYAAFLEEDLEERLGRIAASAQPLALVLAAAFAASLLLRILLPLTAALASF, encoded by the coding sequence GTGCGGCGGGTTGCCTGGCAACTCGCCAAACTCCTCGAGGCGGGGATCCCCATTTCGGAAGCCCTCGAAGCCGTGCGCGCCGAAGAATCCCCGAGGAAGTCGGACGCGCTAGGGCGCGTGCTCTCGCTCCTCGAGACCGGCGTCCCCTTGGCGGAAGCCTTGGCCGCGGTAGGGTGGAGCAAAGAAGTGGTTTCCTTCGTCGCCGTCGCCGAACGGACGGGAAATTACGCCGATGCGCTGCGCCGCCTCGCCGAACGCCTCGGCCGCCGCATCGCGCTCCAGCGAAAGCTCGCCGGTCAACTCGCATACCCCGCCTTCCTCTTCGCCGTCGTCCTCCTCTTCGCCGTCTTGGCGCACGCCTACCTCGTTCCCCGGATTGCCGGTTTTGCGGATGCGGTCGGGCAAAAGGACCTCACCGAGGCGCGCCTGCACGCGTTCGATGTCTCGCTCTTGATCCTTCTGGTGGCCGGCGCCTTCATCGCAGCGCTTGCGGCCATCGCCTTCCGAGCGGGAGACCCTCGCCTCCTCTCCTTCGCCGTTCGCCTTCCCTCCGTGGGCCCGGTTCTCCGCGCCACCGCCACCGTCCGTTCCCTCGAACCTCTTGCCGCCCTCCTCGAGGCGGGGTACGACGTTGACCGGGCGCTCGGCAAGCTCGTCGAGCTCTCCCCGCCGCCGTACGCCGCCGCCCTTTACCTCCACGTGCGGGCGCGGCTCAGGGAGGGGGATCGCCTTTCCGATGCCCTCGACCAAATCCCCTGGCTCGACGGTCGCTGGCGCATCTACGTAGGGCTGGGCGAGCGGACGGGCGAGCTCTCCTACGCCCTCACCGCGTACGCCGCCTTCCTCGAGGAAGACCTCGAAGAACGTCTGGGGCGCATCGCAGCTTCTGCCCAACCCCTTGCCCTCGTTCTCGCGGCGGCGTTTGCCGCCTCGCTCCTCCTCCGCATCCTCCTCCCCCTCACCGCCGCCCTCGCCTCCTTCTGA
- a CDS encoding Mobile element protein, which produces MRAFPVGGRRKELIKLLSDPNVTTIVVEHRDRLTRFGFEYIEASLRAQGRRILVVEEREVDDDLVRDVTEVLTSLAARLYGKRSARRRAKRRWRRFSVKIHRAYRYELDPNTEQRILHATVRGEADRWFVSLTVEEEIPDPPPPRGPAAGIDAGLKSFTTLADETGAIRKTDAPRPLRHALKRLRRLQRKLSRRGVRDEHGKLKTRTKNYEKTRLEIARLHRRIRNIRLDFLHKLTTELVRTHPVIAIEDLNVAGMLKNDHLARHIADVGWGTFRALLEAKAKLRGVRIVKAGRFEPTSKTCSPCGHVLPELPLSVRAWTCPVCGAHHDRDENALSADHPITLIS; this is translated from the coding sequence ATGCGGGCCTTCCCCGTTGGGGGCAGGCGGAAGGAGCTCATCAAGCTCCTCTCCGACCCGAACGTAACGACCATCGTCGTGGAACATCGGGATCGGCTGACGCGTTTTGGCTTTGAATACATCGAAGCTTCTCTTCGGGCGCAGGGACGCCGCATTCTGGTGGTCGAAGAAAGAGAGGTGGATGACGATCTGGTGCGCGATGTGACCGAGGTCCTCACGTCCCTGGCCGCCCGCTTGTACGGCAAGCGTTCCGCGAGACGACGGGCAAAAAGGCGCTGGAGGCGCTTCAGCGTGAAGATCCATAGAGCCTACCGATACGAACTCGATCCCAACACGGAACAACGCATCCTCCACGCCACCGTGAGAGGCGAGGCCGACCGGTGGTTTGTGAGCCTCACGGTGGAAGAGGAGATTCCCGATCCCCCTCCGCCGAGAGGGCCGGCTGCAGGGATCGACGCCGGCCTGAAAAGCTTCACGACGCTGGCGGATGAAACGGGGGCGATCCGAAAGACCGATGCCCCGAGACCTCTCCGGCACGCGCTCAAACGTCTGAGAAGACTTCAGCGAAAACTTTCTCGTCGAGGCGTAAGAGACGAGCACGGGAAGCTCAAAACGCGGACGAAGAACTACGAAAAGACGCGTCTCGAGATTGCCAGACTTCACCGCCGGATTCGGAATATCCGGCTGGACTTCCTCCACAAGCTCACGACCGAACTCGTCCGGACGCATCCGGTGATCGCGATCGAGGATTTGAACGTCGCCGGGATGCTGAAGAACGACCATCTGGCGCGCCACATCGCCGACGTCGGCTGGGGCACCTTCCGGGCGCTCCTCGAAGCGAAAGCCAAGCTTCGTGGCGTGCGGATCGTGAAGGCAGGCCGCTTTGAGCCGACGTCGAAGACGTGCTCTCCTTGCGGGCATGTTCTTCCCGAACTTCCGCTTTCCGTCCGGGCGTGGACGTGTCCCGTTTGCGGTGCACACCACGACCGAGACGAGAACGCGCTGTCGGCTGATCACCCGATCACCTTGATCAGCTGA
- a CDS encoding Mobile element protein: MGKAKAIKAIRKMKDKEARWMKDRDHKISRAIVDWCLARGVGIIRMEKPEGIRRRNTRKRDFGRSLHSWSFYRLQQLIAYKAQLAGIRVEWVNPKDTSRTCPRCGYRASENRSGIRFRCRKCGFEAHADVVGAWNVSLAISGLAEAA, translated from the coding sequence ATGGGGAAGGCCAAAGCCATAAAAGCCATCCGCAAGATGAAGGACAAAGAGGCCCGCTGGATGAAAGACCGGGACCACAAGATCAGCCGGGCCATCGTGGACTGGTGCCTCGCCCGTGGCGTGGGAATCATCCGGATGGAGAAGCCGGAAGGGATTCGCCGGCGGAACACCCGGAAGCGCGACTTCGGGCGATCGCTTCATTCCTGGTCCTTCTACCGGCTTCAGCAGCTTATCGCCTACAAGGCGCAGCTGGCGGGCATTCGCGTCGAATGGGTCAACCCGAAGGATACCAGCCGGACGTGCCCGCGGTGCGGGTACCGTGCTTCGGAGAACCGGAGCGGCATCCGGTTCCGGTGCCGGAAGTGCGGCTTTGAGGCCCACGCGGACGTCGTCGGCGCCTGGAACGTGAGTCTTGCCATTAGCGGCCTGGCCGAGGCGGCGTAA
- a CDS encoding Lipid A export ATP-binding/permease protein MsbA has translation MASVHAWKAAGQVGEGSGRAKRPVRSLVVRELRGSLWEILAVVGLTIAGVTAELSLPGFFARLVDEGVARGDVAVVAATGGQMLLATFLALAFQVTASLFAARFAARFGMRVRAEVFRRIVRFPFGEYRRFGAATLLTRATNDVGQLQQALYLGLRPFLRAPITAVVGLVLAFRLNPRLALLFLASLPVVLVFLYVLSRRAIPLYTDVQLRIDALNRAVRSYLGGVRVARAFVRDVWEAERIVRASADLQEVSVRVSRVMALLGPAMTFTLNATIVLLLLFGARFVERGSLSVGSLIAFVQYAVFLLGAFLTLGMLFFLLPRALVSAGRLDELLRVPEERPDAAEEEIRSEDEGSPNGGQESARERTAHGTGGAEADSDTVRGTPPPAIAFVGVSYLAPGAERPQLEDFHLRIPPGAFVAVVGGTGSGKSTLLRLLLRFYPDFQGHVLWDGVDVRVFPLGVYRRRIAYVPQRPYLFRGTVRENLLYGLPEGEAVSDDALVSALKAACAWEFVAERPEGLDAPVEAGGRNFSGGQRQRLAIARALVRRAPLVLFDDAFSALDAATEERVLANLRDELRGATALLVTGRVSVARRTDFVVVLEAGRVVATGTHAELLASSPAYRDLFASRRIAEGGEGA, from the coding sequence GTGGCCTCGGTGCACGCGTGGAAAGCCGCAGGGCAGGTGGGGGAAGGGAGTGGGCGGGCCAAGCGTCCCGTGCGGAGCTTGGTGGTGCGCGAACTCCGCGGGTCCCTCTGGGAGATTTTGGCCGTCGTGGGACTCACGATCGCTGGGGTGACGGCGGAGCTTTCGCTGCCCGGCTTCTTCGCCCGTCTCGTAGACGAGGGTGTGGCGCGCGGCGACGTGGCGGTCGTCGCGGCGACGGGGGGGCAGATGCTCCTCGCGACGTTTTTGGCCCTGGCGTTTCAGGTGACCGCCAGTCTCTTTGCCGCCCGCTTTGCCGCCCGCTTCGGCATGCGCGTGCGCGCGGAAGTTTTTCGCCGCATCGTGCGCTTTCCCTTCGGGGAGTACCGCCGCTTCGGCGCGGCGACCCTCCTCACGCGCGCCACGAACGACGTGGGGCAGCTCCAGCAGGCCCTCTATCTAGGGCTGCGTCCGTTTCTCCGGGCGCCCATCACCGCCGTCGTCGGCCTCGTCCTCGCCTTTCGCCTGAATCCCCGCCTCGCCCTTCTCTTCCTCGCTTCGCTTCCCGTCGTCCTCGTCTTTCTCTACGTCCTCTCCCGCCGTGCCATCCCCCTCTATACGGACGTCCAACTCCGCATCGACGCTCTGAACCGCGCCGTCCGAAGCTACCTGGGCGGGGTGCGCGTGGCGCGGGCGTTCGTCCGCGACGTGTGGGAAGCGGAGCGCATCGTCCGGGCAAGCGCCGATCTGCAGGAAGTCTCCGTGCGCGTGAGCCGGGTCATGGCCCTTTTGGGGCCGGCGATGACCTTCACCCTGAACGCGACCATCGTTCTTCTCCTTCTCTTCGGTGCCCGATTCGTAGAGCGGGGGAGCCTCTCCGTAGGTTCGCTCATCGCCTTTGTCCAGTACGCCGTCTTCCTCCTCGGGGCGTTCCTCACGCTCGGAATGCTCTTTTTCCTCCTCCCACGCGCCCTCGTTTCCGCGGGCAGGCTGGACGAACTTCTCCGCGTTCCCGAAGAACGTCCGGACGCGGCGGAGGAGGAGATCCGCTCGGAGGACGAGGGGAGCCCAAACGGCGGACAAGAAAGCGCACGGGAGCGCACGGCGCATGGGACGGGAGGGGCTGAAGCGGATTCTGACACCGTCCGGGGAACGCCGCCGCCGGCGATCGCATTCGTGGGGGTTTCGTACCTCGCGCCCGGCGCGGAGCGCCCCCAGCTCGAGGACTTCCACCTGCGGATTCCGCCGGGGGCGTTTGTCGCCGTAGTCGGCGGGACGGGGTCGGGGAAGTCGACGCTCCTTCGCCTCCTCCTCCGGTTTTACCCGGATTTTCAGGGGCACGTGCTTTGGGACGGCGTGGACGTGCGGGTGTTTCCGCTCGGGGTGTACCGGAGGCGGATCGCCTACGTACCGCAGCGGCCCTACCTCTTCCGCGGGACCGTGCGGGAAAACCTCCTCTACGGACTTCCCGAAGGGGAGGCCGTATCCGACGACGCCCTCGTTTCCGCCCTCAAGGCGGCGTGTGCCTGGGAGTTCGTCGCCGAACGCCCGGAAGGATTGGACGCCCCGGTCGAAGCGGGAGGGCGCAACTTTTCCGGCGGTCAGAGGCAGCGCCTGGCCATCGCCCGCGCCCTCGTGCGGCGGGCACCGCTCGTCCTCTTCGACGACGCCTTTTCGGCGTTGGATGCGGCCACGGAGGAACGCGTATTGGCCAACCTCCGGGACGAACTTCGCGGAGCGACGGCGCTCTTGGTGACCGGGCGTGTCTCTGTGGCCCGGAGGACCGACTTCGTCGTCGTCCTCGAGGCCGGGCGCGTCGTCGCCACGGGGACGCACGCGGAGCTCCTCGCCTCGAGCCCCGCCTACCGCGACCTTTTCGCCTCCCGCCGCATCGCCGAGGGGGGTGAGGGGGCGTGA